The proteins below come from a single Actinomycetota bacterium genomic window:
- the sepH gene encoding septation protein SepH, which produces MVRLHLVGFTTDLKNLIFADERGATSGNFVVSVDSRLRHTLEEVARLDEVAEAQEPEVAEEAEEPEAPPAPRVVSKLSPKEIQSLLREGKTEEQVARLAGTEVDWIRRFSFAILAERRDVIDAVRAATLSKPRLGPSGMSIGDAVEENLGAKRLRMGTEAIEDAWKAMRKNGRWQVSFEYESRGQKRLARYSFDPNTRQVEPLNDIALELGWRSDSRTKGGTGRPAAAGQKLVTGVRPSSPRSAAAKPAAKTAAPAKPSGRAAGSRSGQERPTSAGTRPKTTGPVTRRSTIAARSREEGGRSEEQPAVPRRRLVSPSEEIEQVRPPEPEQEKDDTADEFIIQRPRNPERATPDSSGYGSLPQVWRPTRRN; this is translated from the coding sequence ATGGTCAGACTGCATCTGGTTGGGTTCACAACCGACTTGAAGAACCTCATCTTCGCCGACGAGCGCGGCGCGACCAGCGGCAATTTCGTGGTCAGCGTGGACTCCCGGCTGCGGCATACCCTCGAAGAGGTCGCCCGGCTCGATGAGGTCGCCGAGGCCCAGGAGCCCGAGGTCGCAGAAGAGGCCGAGGAGCCCGAAGCCCCGCCGGCTCCGAGGGTCGTCTCCAAGCTCAGCCCCAAGGAGATTCAGAGCCTGCTTCGTGAGGGCAAGACCGAGGAGCAGGTGGCCCGCCTGGCGGGGACCGAGGTCGACTGGATCCGCCGCTTCTCCTTCGCAATTCTTGCCGAACGCCGGGACGTCATCGATGCCGTGCGTGCCGCCACCCTTTCCAAGCCCCGCCTCGGTCCCTCCGGTATGAGCATCGGGGACGCGGTTGAGGAGAACCTCGGCGCCAAACGTCTGCGGATGGGCACCGAGGCCATCGAGGACGCCTGGAAGGCCATGCGCAAGAACGGCCGCTGGCAGGTTAGCTTCGAGTACGAGTCCCGGGGCCAAAAGCGTCTGGCCCGCTACTCCTTCGACCCCAACACCCGGCAGGTCGAGCCTCTGAATGACATCGCGCTCGAGCTCGGCTGGCGTTCGGACTCCCGCACCAAGGGAGGAACCGGCCGGCCGGCCGCAGCGGGCCAAAAGCTGGTCACCGGAGTGCGACCCAGCAGTCCCCGCTCCGCAGCGGCCAAACCCGCCGCAAAGACGGCCGCTCCGGCCAAACCTTCGGGCCGCGCGGCCGGGAGCAGATCCGGCCAGGAGAGGCCGACCTCCGCCGGGACCCGTCCCAAGACCACCGGTCCGGTCACCCGTCGCAGCACCATCGCAGCCAGGTCGAGAGAGGAAGGCGGCCGGAGCGAAGAGCAGCCTGCGGTTCCCCGGCGCCGGCTGGTGTCCCCCTCCGAGGAGATCGAGCAGGTGCGCCCGCCCGAGCCGGAACAGGAGAAGGACGACACCGCAGACGAGTTCATCATCCAGCGGCCCCGGAACCCGGAGCGGGCGACACCCGACTCATCCGGCTACGGATCGCTCCCCCAGGTTTGGCGCCCCACTCGCCGAAACTAA